The Deltaproteobacteria bacterium genome window below encodes:
- a CDS encoding DUF3141 domain-containing protein, whose amino-acid sequence MKLFNLPGEWASRSYPRHADLAPRGDDYLPYLRDLDFIIRTHSQHITGAILNNFRENSETLRKIVSSLGQSALARPWYDYWVDAAQRGVLYTDALRRRANYFVEHEEGSEKTVLSWDHVVIVDGRELPRPVNYSLVRIIPPKGFKVREDGRPYIIIDPRAGHGSGIGGFKDESEVGVAIQHGHPTYFVTFTRLPVPGQTIADVTAAEAYFVREIRRRHPHSPKPVIIGNCQGGWAAMVLAATAPDITGPVVANGAPLSYWAGQKGKNPIRYLGGLVGGAGMVRLMSDLGNGLFDGSSLVLNFECLNPGETWWQKYYRLWHNIDTEVPRFLGFERWWGNYYYMTADEISWIVEKLFIGNRIVRGAANLDERTHVDLRQIQAPIVVFASHGDHITPPQQALAWIPNLYADVEEIRARGQRILYTLHDTVGHLGIFVSSSVAVKEHEQIVSTLKTIEALAPGLYEMVITEEHGEGADKKFQVAFMDRTIPEMMDQCGGDDSNLPFAAVARYSELAVEMYDLMMRPIVQAMSNEVSAQVLANASPMRFRRWLESDRNPMMPPVSFLADEVKKQRKAVSDNNPFRMVEQFNAGLISQWWDGVRETQNALTEWNFHVLWAFPPIQTLGKGQSRTISEAPQEELSTLASVQDALDRISTGGFADGIVRMLIFLARSGKRVRRDRLERASQMMGTIEPFVSMPPKQLTRMIHRASLIVGFAPEEAMATLPELIRTREARQDALAICETIAGPREEMTPDTLEMMNRLAMVLQDERFGDRRKKRPAKTAKIG is encoded by the coding sequence ATGAAACTGTTCAATTTACCCGGGGAATGGGCCTCTCGGTCATACCCGCGCCATGCTGATCTGGCACCAAGGGGGGATGACTATCTTCCCTATCTTCGAGATCTGGATTTTATTATACGTACCCACAGTCAGCATATCACCGGTGCGATACTGAACAACTTCCGGGAAAATTCAGAAACCCTGCGAAAAATCGTCTCGTCATTGGGGCAATCAGCCCTGGCTCGCCCCTGGTACGATTACTGGGTGGACGCGGCCCAGCGAGGTGTGCTTTATACCGATGCCTTGCGCCGGCGGGCCAATTATTTTGTTGAACATGAAGAAGGCAGTGAAAAGACCGTACTGAGTTGGGACCATGTTGTGATTGTGGATGGCAGGGAGTTGCCCCGCCCGGTCAACTATTCGCTGGTGCGGATTATTCCGCCCAAGGGCTTCAAGGTCCGTGAAGACGGACGGCCCTATATCATAATCGACCCGCGTGCGGGGCATGGTTCAGGTATCGGCGGTTTCAAAGATGAGAGCGAAGTCGGTGTCGCGATTCAGCATGGACATCCGACCTACTTCGTTACCTTCACACGTCTGCCTGTTCCCGGTCAAACGATTGCCGACGTTACCGCCGCCGAGGCGTATTTTGTCCGCGAGATACGGCGAAGACACCCCCACTCACCGAAGCCGGTCATTATCGGTAATTGTCAGGGTGGTTGGGCGGCGATGGTTCTGGCGGCAACCGCCCCTGACATTACGGGACCTGTCGTGGCAAACGGTGCGCCCCTGTCCTACTGGGCCGGCCAAAAAGGAAAGAACCCGATACGCTATCTCGGCGGCCTGGTCGGTGGAGCCGGCATGGTCCGGCTGATGTCGGATTTGGGAAACGGCCTCTTTGACGGTTCCAGCCTGGTGTTGAATTTCGAATGTCTGAATCCGGGTGAAACCTGGTGGCAAAAATACTATCGGCTCTGGCATAACATCGACACGGAGGTTCCGCGTTTTCTCGGCTTTGAACGCTGGTGGGGGAACTATTACTACATGACCGCCGATGAAATCAGCTGGATCGTTGAAAAACTTTTTATCGGTAACAGGATCGTGCGCGGTGCCGCCAATCTCGACGAAAGGACCCATGTGGATCTGCGGCAAATCCAGGCTCCGATTGTTGTCTTTGCCTCCCACGGAGATCATATTACGCCCCCGCAGCAGGCCCTGGCATGGATTCCCAATCTCTACGCCGATGTCGAGGAGATTCGTGCCCGTGGCCAGCGTATCCTCTACACGTTGCATGATACGGTCGGTCATCTCGGTATCTTTGTTTCTTCATCTGTTGCCGTGAAAGAACACGAACAGATCGTGTCGACATTGAAGACGATCGAGGCCCTGGCTCCGGGGCTGTATGAGATGGTTATCACGGAGGAACACGGCGAGGGGGCCGATAAAAAATTCCAGGTGGCCTTTATGGACCGCACGATACCGGAGATGATGGACCAATGTGGCGGGGATGACTCCAATCTGCCCTTCGCCGCCGTTGCCCGTTATTCCGAACTGGCCGTCGAAATGTATGACCTGATGATGCGGCCGATCGTACAAGCCATGAGTAACGAAGTCAGCGCACAGGTATTGGCCAATGCCAGTCCGATGCGCTTCCGGCGCTGGCTCGAAAGCGACCGCAACCCAATGATGCCCCCGGTTTCTTTCCTGGCCGATGAAGTGAAAAAGCAAAGGAAAGCCGTGTCCGACAATAATCCCTTTCGGATGGTGGAGCAATTCAACGCCGGCCTGATCAGCCAGTGGTGGGATGGCGTACGGGAAACGCAAAATGCCCTGACCGAATGGAATTTCCATGTACTTTGGGCATTTCCGCCGATACAGACGTTGGGTAAAGGGCAAAGCCGCACGATAAGCGAAGCGCCACAGGAGGAACTGAGTACCCTGGCTAGCGTACAGGATGCCCTGGACCGCATCAGTACCGGAGGTTTCGCAGACGGAATCGTGCGTATGCTGATTTTCCTTGCCCGGTCAGGGAAGCGGGTACGCCGGGATCGCCTGGAACGGGCCAGTCAGATGATGGGAACAATAGAGCCTTTTGTCAGTATGCCGCCGAAGCAGTTGACGCGGATGATTCACAGGGCGAGTCTGATCGTGGGTTTTGCCCCTGAAGAGGCCATGGCAACGTTGCCGGAGTTGATTCGCACGCGGGAAGCGCGTCAGGATGCCTTGGCCATCTGCGAAACGATCGCGGGTCCCCGTGAGGAGATGACGCCGGACACCCTGGAAATGATGAACCGTCTGGCCATGGTCCTGCAGGATGAGCGGTTTGGCGACCGACGGAAAAAAAGGCCCGCAAAAACCGCAAAAATCGGTTAG
- a CDS encoding efflux RND transporter periplasmic adaptor subunit, whose product MQMGRITRWIIALGLIKGLLLLGCGQQSPLTGQSPPEVAIVEVKTERVSITAELPGRASAYLVAEVRPQVGGIIQKRLFTEGADVKAGDVLYQIDPATYQAAYASAKAALAKAEANVTAVRYRAERYNELVALRAISQQDHDDAMAALKQAEADIEAGKAAVETARINLAYTQVKAPISGRIGKSSVTVGALVTASQPVALATIQQIDPVYIDVTQSSASMLRMQQSMAEGTLKRDSTNRAKVRLILEDNTIYPLEGTLQFQDVTVDPTTGAYLLRIIFPNPKRILLPGMYVRAILEEGVNEQAILLPQQGVSRDPKGNPTSLIIDAEEKVQQRTLKLDRTVGDKWLVSSGLEPGDRVILEGIQKVKPGVSVKAVPFYANEKNNGGQNKHTAPSATKLN is encoded by the coding sequence ATGCAGATGGGTAGAATAACAAGATGGATCATTGCTCTGGGGTTGATTAAAGGCTTGTTGCTGCTCGGCTGCGGGCAACAGTCCCCCTTAACCGGGCAGTCCCCGCCGGAGGTGGCCATCGTTGAGGTAAAGACCGAAAGGGTTTCGATTACGGCGGAACTACCGGGACGCGCATCGGCTTATCTCGTCGCGGAAGTCCGTCCGCAAGTGGGGGGAATTATTCAAAAACGTCTCTTCACAGAAGGGGCAGATGTCAAGGCTGGCGATGTGCTTTACCAGATCGACCCGGCGACCTATCAGGCCGCTTACGCCAGTGCAAAGGCTGCCCTTGCCAAGGCGGAAGCCAACGTGACGGCTGTTCGTTACAGGGCCGAACGGTACAACGAACTGGTGGCCCTTCGGGCGATCAGTCAACAGGACCACGATGACGCGATGGCCGCCCTCAAACAGGCCGAGGCGGATATCGAGGCGGGAAAGGCCGCTGTGGAAACCGCCAGGATCAACCTGGCCTATACCCAGGTCAAAGCACCGATATCGGGGCGAATCGGTAAATCATCAGTGACCGTCGGCGCCTTGGTAACGGCAAGCCAACCCGTGGCGCTGGCCACCATCCAGCAGATCGATCCCGTCTACATCGACGTCACGCAGTCAAGCGCAAGTATGTTGCGGATGCAGCAGAGTATGGCAGAGGGTACCCTCAAACGAGACAGCACCAACCGGGCAAAGGTCCGTCTGATTCTGGAAGACAACACGATTTATCCCCTGGAGGGGACCTTGCAGTTCCAGGATGTTACGGTCGATCCGACAACCGGCGCCTACCTCCTGCGCATCATATTCCCCAATCCCAAGCGCATTCTGCTGCCGGGGATGTACGTGCGGGCCATCCTGGAAGAAGGGGTCAACGAGCAGGCGATCCTGCTTCCACAGCAAGGCGTCAGTCGAGACCCGAAAGGGAACCCAACGTCGCTTATCATCGATGCCGAAGAGAAGGTCCAGCAGAGGACGCTGAAGCTGGACCGGACCGTCGGTGACAAATGGCTTGTTTCATCGGGACTTGAACCTGGCGACCGGGTCATCCTCGAGGGAATACAAAAGGTCAAGCCGGGTGTTTCGGTGAAAGCGGTTCCGTTTTACGCCAATGAAAAAAACAACGGCGGGCAAAACAAGCATACAGCTCCGTCGGCTACAAAATTGAACTGA
- a CDS encoding TetR/AcrR family transcriptional regulator: MKTPDKRDDIMQATLELIAEHGFHGTSMAMIGERADVGAGTIYRYFKSKENLINAVNQELTEKIVASLLQAGTAKGKPLRERFLYLATGFCKYLIDHPIHFCFLEQYYNSPYGVSFRRERLFGKSKDHDIFLGLFEEGIKQKTLKDLPLPLLFALAFGPIIAMMRDHILGFIVLNDTLLKKTVEACWDGVKR, translated from the coding sequence ATGAAAACACCGGACAAACGCGATGATATCATGCAAGCGACTTTGGAACTCATTGCTGAACATGGCTTTCATGGCACCTCCATGGCCATGATCGGTGAGAGAGCGGATGTAGGGGCTGGAACCATATATCGATATTTTAAAAGCAAGGAAAACCTCATCAACGCGGTGAACCAGGAACTGACAGAAAAGATTGTTGCCTCTTTGCTGCAAGCCGGAACCGCCAAAGGGAAGCCCCTTCGGGAAAGATTTTTGTATCTGGCGACAGGGTTTTGCAAGTATCTGATCGACCATCCCATCCATTTCTGTTTTCTTGAGCAGTACTACAACTCCCCCTACGGGGTCAGTTTTCGCAGGGAAAGGCTTTTCGGTAAATCGAAAGACCATGACATATTCTTGGGTTTATTCGAGGAGGGGATCAAACAGAAGACACTAAAAGACTTGCCGCTTCCCCTGCTGTTTGCTTTGGCTTTCGGGCCTATCATTGCCATGATGCGGGACCATATTCTCGGGTTCATCGTTCTGAACGATACCCTGTTAAAAAAAACCGTAGAGGCCTGCTGGGACGGGGTGAAAAGGTAG
- a CDS encoding efflux transporter outer membrane subunit translates to MNRIRILLIGLIVALLGGCTMAPAYKRPVSPVPVEWPTGPAYQEATALSEPTAEQLPWRNFITDERLQKVIETALDGNRDLRLAALNVERARALYGIQRAELLPVIQAVGSGSKERIPSDLSSSGTSTINERYSVDLGVSSWELDFFGRIRSLKDWALEEYLSTDQARRNAQILLVSAVANAWFTLAADSENLQLSRSTLETQVASYDLIRKRYDVGLSSELDLRRAQSQVDTARRNVAIYTQLTAQDVNALNLLVGALLPPELMPSDLNGVTPPREISPGISSIILLQRPDVLAAEHRLKGANANIGAARAAFFPRISLTTAIGTASAELSGLFKAGSATWGFAPKIAIPIFDARTWSAYDVTKAEREISVAQYEKTIQTAFREVADALARRGTLEEQLAAQQSLVEANAETYRLSHARYIHGIDNYLSVLDAQRSLYSAQQVLIDLRLARVSNLVTLYGVLGGGDE, encoded by the coding sequence ATGAATAGGATACGGATTCTACTAATAGGCTTGATCGTTGCCCTGCTTGGGGGATGCACCATGGCTCCGGCGTATAAACGTCCAGTCTCCCCCGTCCCTGTAGAATGGCCGACAGGCCCAGCTTACCAGGAGGCGACCGCTCTGTCCGAACCAACGGCGGAGCAGTTGCCGTGGCGTAATTTCATTACCGATGAACGCCTTCAAAAAGTTATCGAAACAGCTCTTGACGGCAATCGCGATCTTCGTCTTGCGGCCCTGAACGTCGAAAGGGCCAGGGCACTTTACGGCATTCAGCGGGCTGAACTGCTGCCGGTCATTCAGGCAGTCGGAAGCGGAAGCAAGGAACGGATCCCGTCTGATCTTTCCTCCTCCGGCACTTCTACAATCAATGAACGGTACAGCGTTGACCTTGGCGTCAGCTCCTGGGAACTTGATTTTTTTGGGCGGATCCGCAGCCTGAAAGATTGGGCCCTGGAGGAATACCTGTCTACGGATCAGGCCCGCCGCAACGCCCAGATCCTACTTGTGTCCGCAGTTGCCAATGCCTGGTTCACCCTTGCCGCCGACAGTGAGAATTTGCAGCTTTCCCGGTCCACGCTGGAGACGCAGGTGGCCTCCTACGACCTGATCAGGAAACGTTATGATGTCGGGCTCTCCTCCGAACTGGATCTTCGACGGGCGCAAAGTCAGGTCGATACGGCCAGAAGGAATGTTGCCATCTACACACAACTGACAGCGCAGGATGTAAACGCCCTGAACCTCCTGGTTGGAGCACTCTTGCCGCCGGAATTGATGCCGTCGGACTTAAACGGTGTCACGCCTCCCAGGGAGATATCTCCAGGCATATCCTCCATCATTCTCCTTCAGCGGCCTGATGTGCTGGCGGCGGAACACCGGCTCAAAGGGGCCAACGCCAACATCGGGGCTGCCCGTGCGGCCTTTTTTCCTCGTATTTCCCTGACAACCGCTATAGGAACCGCCAGCGCTGAATTATCCGGACTCTTCAAAGCCGGTTCCGCTACCTGGGGCTTTGCGCCGAAGATCGCTATCCCGATTTTTGACGCCCGCACCTGGTCAGCCTACGATGTCACAAAGGCAGAGCGGGAAATCTCCGTGGCCCAGTACGAAAAAACAATCCAGACAGCCTTTCGAGAGGTGGCTGATGCCCTGGCACGACGGGGAACCCTGGAAGAACAGCTGGCAGCCCAGCAATCCCTTGTGGAAGCCAACGCTGAGACTTATCGCCTCTCCCATGCCCGCTACATTCATGGTATCGACAATTATCTGAGCGTTCTGGACGCCCAGCGGTCCCTCTACAGCGCCCAGCAGGTCCTGATTGATCTTCGCCTGGCTCGGGTTTCCAATCTGGTAACGTTGTATGGGGTGCTTGGAGGCGGGGATGAGTAA